A single region of the Nicotiana sylvestris chromosome 6, ASM39365v2, whole genome shotgun sequence genome encodes:
- the LOC104218110 gene encoding uncharacterized protein isoform X1, which translates to MLPLDSFDKFLFSASRALCSPLAVFIQIQGCFICLVLALGWALAAYVRGREIRRMKDSMRCGNSFAFLTKDINDLEHSNQVNLPPVSVVMPLKGFGEHNLHNWRSQITSLYGGPLEFLFVVESTADPAYHAVKRLLADFKDVDAKIIVAGLSTTCSQKIHNQLVGVEKMHKDTKYVLFLDDDVRLHPGSIGALTTEMEKNPEIFIQTGYPLDLPSGTLGSYCIYEYHMPCSMGFATGGKTFFLWGGCMMMHADDFRTDRHGVVSALRDGGYSDDMTLAAIAEEHKRLITSPPVAVFPHPLASDLTFPRYWNYLRKQTFVLESYTTKVNWIMNRALFTTHCYLSWGFVTPYVMAGIHVAAALRFYFKGYSPDDTVLKCNGLLLAGCLAICTLIELLSMWNLTRIEVHLCNMLSPEAPQLSLASYNWCLVFIAMLVDNFLYPLSAMRSHFSQSINWSGIRYHLKDGKIYKIDRHKHLVPKITDLAGKDLLGKNGSTPKVAIISSLSRTLAQWRQPKKYDV; encoded by the exons atgttgcCGCTTGATTCGTtcgataagtttttattctctgCTAGCAGGGCATTGTGTAGTCCCCTCGCGGTTTTTATTCAGATCCAG GGATGTTTTATCTGCTTAGTACTGGCTCTTGGATGGGCTTTAGCTGCTTATGTAAG GGGCAGGGAGATTCGACGCATGAAGGATAGTATGAGATGTGGCAATAGTTTTGCATTCCTTACAAAGGATATCAATGACCTTGAGCATTCAAATCAGGTCAACTTGCCCCCAGTCTCAGTTGTAATGCCTTTAAAAGGGTTTGGAGAGCACAATCTACACAATTGGAGAAGTCAG ATCACTTCTCTTTATGGTGGTCCTTTGGAGTTCCTTTTTGTGGTTGAAAGTACCGCTGATCCTGCTTATCATGCTGTGAAGCGATTGCTAGCAGATTTTAAG GATGTTGATGCTAAAATTATTGTAGCCGGCCTGTCAACAACTTGTAGTCAGAAGATTCACAATCAATTG GTTGGGGTGGAGAAAATGCATAAAGACACCAAGTATGTCTTATTCCTTGATGATGATGTTAGACTGCACCCTGGATCAATTGGAGCCCTTACTACTGAAATGGAGAAGAATCCAGAG ATCTTTATTCAAACAGGATATCCTCTCGATTTACCATCTGGAACTTTGGGAAGTTACTGCATTTATGAATATCACATG CCATGTTCTATGGGATTTGCTACTGGTGGAAAAACATTCTTCCTCTGGGGAGGATGCATGATG ATGCATGCAGACGATTTTCGAACCGACCGCCATGGTGTAGTGTCAGCGCTTCGAGATGGTGGCTACTCAGATGACATGACTCTAGCGGCTATAGCTG AGGAACACAAGAGGCTCATTACATCACCACCAGTTGCAGTCTTTCCACATCCTCTTGCAAGCGATCTTACCTTCCCTAG ATACTGGAATTATTTGAGAAAGCAAACATTTGTACTGGAGTCATATACAACAAAAGTTAACTGGATCATGAATCGGGCTTTATTTACAACCCACTGCTATCTGTCTTGGGGTTTTGTAACTCCATACGTCATGGCTGGGATTCATGTGGCAGCAGCACTGAGATTTTACTTTAAAGGATACTCTCCTGATGATACAGTCTTGAAATGTAATG GGTTGTTACTTGCTGGATGCCTTGCCATCTGCACACTGATTGAACTTCTTTCCATGTGGAACTTGACAAGAATTGAAGTTCACTTGTGCAATATGTTGTCTCCCGAGGCACCTCAACTATCACTTGCTTCTTATAACTGGTGCCTT GTATTCATTGCAATGCTCGTTGACAATTTCTTATACCCATTGTCTGCGATGCGTTCCCATTTTTCTCAGTCCATCAATTGGTCTGGTATCCGGTATCATTTGAAGGATGGGAAGATATACAAG